TAATTATGATTTACCATTTAATATTTTCTTGCAGGTCCGAATATAGTTGCTCCTTCGCTTTTGTCTGATGATTCTGAATGATCAGATTATGAAGCAAGTGATTGTGAATCAAGTGGTAAGAAAAACAAAGATGTACTCCTAAAAAATTACCCATATTTAATTTTGtgaaactaaaattaaaaaatgcagatgatgcagattgtcttagTTGGTCGCTTGATGGTGATGATGAAGACATTGTTGATGGGATGAATTAGGATTGTAATTTGATGCAGAGCAGACGTGCACCGCGATGTGTCATTCCTGAGGAATATGCTTCTTTGGGTGGTCCTACTGCCATATGTTCGAAATGCCATGCTCGGATGTGGAAGGAAGAAAGGGTAAATAAAAATGTGACTAAAGGTTGTCCTATATTTTCTCTTTGTTGCATGAAAGGTGCTGTGATATTGCCTCCAATACCTCCTACCCCTGAGTATTTGATGGATTTATACAACGACAAGAAAAGAGGTCCTGCTTTTCATAGATTGATACGGCTCTACAATGCAATTTTTGCCTTTACTTCTACCGGTGGTAACATAGATCATTCAATCAACAATGGAAGGGCGCCTTATGTATACACATTAAATGGTCAGAACCACCATGTTTTTGGATCTTTAATACTGAATGACAATGAAACCCCCAAATTTTGTCAACTTTACATTTATGACACCATTAACGAAGTTGATAATCGTCTTCGGTGGGTTAATGTTCATGACCGAGAAAGTGATAAAGAGGTTGTACGAGGTCTAATAACAATGTTAGATGAAACAAATCAATTGGTTGATGAGTTTAGGCAGCAGCATGATTTGTATGAAAGCGATGAAATTGTTGAGCTGCAGATTACACTGAAAGTTATCAGATCTGAGAGTGGAAGAGAATGTCATATTTCTAGCACTGATGAAGTTGCTAGCATTATGGTTGGTGACATTGAAGAAACATGGGGCGACCGTGATATAGTTGGTAATGAAAAAGGTAAAGGTTTAGTCTGTCTTTCTTATGTTCATCCGAAGTTGATGGCTTTACAGTACTCTTTACTCTTTCCACATGGAGAAGATGGATTTCACCCAAAGATAAAATTTCAAAAGACTGTTGATAGTTCTTGCAAACCACGTGGCTTTTTGTCTCTGAAGAATTACTACTCATATACTTTCCAAATTAGAGAGTCTGATGGTAAggtatatttaaaaaataatatatgttTGTTATGTTCCCCAAAAATAAATAATGAAAGTTGTATTGTAGGTTTGACTCCTCGGCTAGGTGGAAGACTATTTCAACAGTATATGGTAGATGCTTTTTCTACCATTGAACAGACACGACTACGGTGGTTCCGCACTCACCAAACTACTTTACGGAATGAATTATACAGCAATATTTGTAGATCTATTAGCAGAGGTGATGTGGACAGTTCAAATACCGGTAAAGGTATAGTTCTGCCAGCTGGCTACGTTGGTTCGAAGCGATACATGTAACAAAATTTCCAAGATGCGCTGGCCGCATGCCGTTACATCGAACATCCTGACATATTCCTGACTATGACCTGTAATTCTCTTTGGAATAAAATTTAGAAGATGATGGAGTATGTGCCTGGTTGCATTGCTCCAAACTATCCCGACATCATATCAAGGGTGTTTAGGCTAAAACTTGATCAGTTAATGGTAGATATTAAGGACAAAAAACACTTTGGGGTTTGTATTGGAGGTAAGAGTGTTTACTAGGACTTTCTTAGTTTAATTTCTAATTAGATTATTACATTAAGAAGATTTTGGTAAAAGTACATTTTGTTTTGCAAATTGCCAATATAATCTATATTTTGCCATTTTGCAGTTATGTATGTCGTCGAGTTTCAGAAAAGAGGACTTCCACATGTACATATGTTAATATGGCTTGATGCTGATTCGAAAAAAACCTCAAGCATAATGTGGATAAATTCGTATCCGCAGAAATCCCAGATCCTTAATTAGATCTGGTTGGTTATGTAGCCGTGAAGGAATTTATGATCCACAGTCCATGTGGTTTGCAAAAAGTAAGATATAGGCATACCCTTTTTTGTGTCATTTCAGAATCCAGTAAGTTACCTTAATACCAAAACTTTATAATAATTGAATGGTTTCAGGTACTGTGCTCGAACTACTTTTGATGACAGTGGCTTCCCGATGTATATGCGACGCAGGACAAACATTACTGTTGAAATAAGGAAGGCTGAGCTGGACAACCAGTGGGTAGTACCATACAATCGGGATCTTTTAGTCAAGTATCAAAGCCATATAAATGTGGAAATATGGTGTCACACACACAGTCTTAAGTATTTATTTAAATACTGTTTGAAAGGCCATGATCGTGCTACGGTTCATGTCCAGAGAAAGAGAAAAAGGCAACCGAATGACATTGATGAGGGGGGAATAGATGAGATAAATGCATATTTTGATGGCAGATATTTATGTGGTGCTGAATCAGCCTATAGGATTTTTGGCTTCCCTATCCATCATAGAAGTATATCTGTTGAGAGATTTCCATTTCACTTACCAGGTGATAAAAACTGCACCTTCCGTGCCAATGAAATGCTAGGGAAAGTTGCTGCCAGGGAGAAGAACAAGTTGAGTAAACTGGAAGACTTTTTTTATTTAAACTCTGTTGATGTTAATGCACGGAAGTACACGTATGATGAAATTCCAAGGTTTTATGTGTGGAATGATGGTGAGAGTAAATGGAGCATGAGGAAGCGTGGGTTTCAAATAGGTAGATTGTGTTATGCTCATCACAGTACGGGAGAGCCTTGGTTTCTTTGTTTATTGCTTACGAAGGTACGTGGTGCCACCTCCTTTGAGTCTTTACGTACCATTAATGGAGTTTGTTACAGTACATTTCGCGATGCTTGTAAAGAGTATGGTTTACTGGACGATGATAAAGAATGGCATGAAGTGTTGACTCAAGCTTCTGCAGGTGGATTACCTCCCCAGGTTTGACAGCTTTTTGTCCATATTATTGTCAATTGTAAAATCACTGATTTGAAGACTTTATGGAGTACACATTGGAAGAGCATGgttgatgacattttactcaGACGACGTCAAAGTTGTCCAAATACCTTATTCACTCTTAACGACACGCAACTGCAGTTCTATGCTTTAGGAGGTATGACACCTTTTTACATTACAGTCTAggacaaattttaaaatttttgtggGCTGGAAATGCAGTCCATTAATTGTTCGTCATTTTTTCTATAATTGGGTGAATGTTGTTAATTAGTTTTATATATGAAATATTGCAGAAATAGATGAGTTGCTCCGGTAAGTTGGTAAATCCTTGAAGAAATTTGATCAGTTGCCTCAACCTCCTCGCAGCTATTTGAACAATGGAACAAACAATTGATAATTGAAGAGACAAGCTATGACACCAGGAAGATGGAGTATGAAACTGCCAAGCTACTACAGGTTTGTACAGAGGAGCAGGGGAAAATATATGATGCAGTAATATAATCTATTGACAGTAATGTTGGAGGGATTTTCTTCGTTTATGGTAGTGGTGGATGTGGAAAGACATTCTTATGGAGAACTCTTATATGTAAGTTACGTTCACAAGGTAAAATTGTGCTTCCAATTGCTTCTTCAGGGACTGCTGCCATATTAATGCCCGGTGGTCGGACTGCGCACTCCAGATTTAAAATTCCAATAGTTCTTGATGAATG
This genomic interval from Apium graveolens cultivar Ventura chromosome 8, ASM990537v1, whole genome shotgun sequence contains the following:
- the LOC141679740 gene encoding uncharacterized protein LOC141679740; its protein translation is MQSRRAPRCVIPEEYASLGGPTAICSKCHARMWKEERVNKNVTKGCPIFSLCCMKGAVILPPIPPTPEYLMDLYNDKKRGPAFHRLIRLYNAIFAFTSTGGNIDHSINNGRAPYVYTLNGQNHHVFGSLILNDNETPKFCQLYIYDTINEVDNRLRWVNVHDRESDKEVVRGLITMLDETNQLVDEFRQQHDLYESDEIVELQITLKVIRSESGRECHISSTDEVASIMVGDIEETWGDRDIVGNEKGKGLVCLSYVHPKLMALQYSLLFPHGEDGFHPKIKFQKTVDSSCKPRGFLSLKNYYSYTFQIRESDGKTRLRWFRTHQTTLRNELYSNICRSISRGDVDSSNTGKGIVLPAGYKMMEYVPGCIAPNYPDIISRVFRLKLDQLMVDIKDKKHFGVCIGVMYVVEFQKRGLPHVHMLIWLDADSKKTSSIMWINSYCARTTFDDSGFPMYMRRRTNITVEIRKAELDNQWVVPYNRDLLVKYQSHINVEIWCHTHSLKYLFKYCLKGHDRATVHVQRKRKRQPNDIDEGGIDEINAYFDGRYLCGAESAYRIFGFPIHHRSISVERFPFHLPGDKNCTFRANEMLGKVAAREKNKLSKLEDFFYLNSVDVNARKYTYDEIPRFYVWNDGESKWSMRKRGFQIGRLCYAHHSTGEPWFLCLLLTKVRGATSFESLRTINGVCYSTFRDACKEYGLLDDDKEWHEVLTQASAGGLPPQTLWSTHWKSMVDDILLRRRQSCPNTLFTLNDTQLQFYALGEIDELLRNVGGIFFVYGSGGCGKTFLWRTLICKLRSQGKIVLPIASSGTAAILMPGGRTAHSRFKIPIVLDECLTFNIAHNSDIAQLIKQTQLIIWDEAPMQHRYAFECLDRSLKDIMKAVDPERYAMPFGGITVVLGGDFRQILPVITYGDRADIVAACITRSRLWSICQVFLLTENMHLKQGESDSESEELKKFSKWVLDIGNGQVSPPRVCNLPLTENQILIPSQFCDVQTKNTVDNMICSTHPNFSHEGHITQYLSERAILTPTNQTVGHLVRS